In the genome of Perca fluviatilis chromosome 4, GENO_Pfluv_1.0, whole genome shotgun sequence, one region contains:
- the wdr77 gene encoding methylosome protein 50 has protein sequence MKSAVDTNMVKENRWNIPPNAPACMEKHLSSAQYRADGTLLLGASSLSGRSWQGSVWIYSDPKQAPNEELCKAGVQTETGVTDVKWVSEKGVVVASDSGALELWELAEDERLLVNRFTKHEHDHIVTTVSPVTGANGAVTGSMDCRVKVWDLSQETAVTTYNVHTQPVSCVACSPTDESLFISCGQDGRVLMWDRRKPNKPASRIDVESPCCSPTTVAWHPHHRSTIAFGDELGRVTVKDFLGTEPARVENVHSRRVNGLAFSTHSASLLASISDDCSLAVMNSELREILRDRRHQDFVKGVCWLHNASNTLTTVGWDHLVLHHTVNPAAEAPNSSS, from the exons ATGAAAAGTGCAGTTGATACTAACATGGTGAAGGAAAACCGATGGAACATACCCCCCAATGCTCCAGCGTGCATGGAGAAGCATCTAAGCTCAGCGCAATACAGAGCAG ATGGTACTCTGCTGCTTGGTGCCTCCAGCCTCAGTGGCAGGAGCTGGCAGGGTTCTGTTTGGATCTACAGTGACCCTAAGCAGGCTCCCAATGAGGAACTCTGCAAAGCCGGTGTGCAGACTGAGACTGGAGTCACAGATGTGAAATGGGTATCCGAAAAGGGTGTTGTTGTTGCATCAGACTCCG GTGCCCTGGAGCTCTGGGAACTGGCAGAGGATGAACGCCTACTGGTGAATCGCTTCACCAAACATGAGCACGACCACATTGTCACCACAGTGAGCCCAGTTACTGGCGCAAACGGTGCTGTCACTGGCAGCATGGACTGTCG AGTTAAAGTCTGGGATCTCAGTCAGGAGACTGCTGTCACTACCTACAATG TGCACACACAGCCAGTCAGTTGTGTTGCCTGCAGTCCTACAGACGAGTCTCTCTTCATCTCCTGTGGTCAA GATGGCCGTGTGCTGATGTGGGACAGGAGAAAGCCAAACAAACCAGCCTCAAGAATAG ATGTAGAGTCCCCCTGCTGCTCGCCTACCACTGTAGCCTGGCACCCCCACCACAGAAGCACCATTGCTTTTG GTGATGAGCTGGGCAGAGTGACCGTAAAGGATTTCCTGGGAACAGAGCCTGCACGGGTTGAGAACGTCCACAGCCGCAGAGTTAACGGGCTCGCCTTCTCTACACATAG TGCCTCCTTGCTAGCCTCCATAAGTGATGATTGTTCCCTAGCGGTTATGAACTCTGAACTGCGAGAAAT ACTTAGAGATCGGCGACACCAGGACTTTGTCAAAGGTGTGTGCTGGCTCCATAATGCCTCCAACACTCTCACAACCGTAGGCTGGGATCACCTTGTGCTTCACCACACGGTGAATCCGGCTGCCGAAGCTCCCAACTCTTCCTCTTAG
- the LOC120556688 gene encoding uncharacterized protein C6orf132 homolog produces MKRGTLNFLGRKNQSLFDTNIKIKDMDKVELVLGSSAIPESGTASVRARPTVNHHTSSSDSFQGFAVPTPKVPLLPPVTGPKTNDSVGGDRLSNGSVISVPDLLEGEIFVPPPPSMAPPPPPGTFVPPPPDFMGDLNSLNLATLQSPSMSAPKPTSLPHFMEEEDLNFIKPPPMAPPKPPSALTIGSVSSVPSSSPPPAKVLERQTFSPPQPPPERQQKTPKKPPTKPIRLSSISNFDSPPESPAPPPPVQTSTLSTFNPQNTAKLYSVPNTSILSGYEEHDSRSKQMLLLEDSASVNSAPVLVPVDGKTPKVATKPVFKDVQELKENLQIIQPSQSLLPEPNKEVKTGIVSAQPEIDKPLQTPHLPSPQLQKLNSSQVNSEPIKDKLEGSPSQGRKFSPIIDRKLRNLKSSETHGPRDGPAASPLALLMAAKERDKHRLSHPLSRENSGKTKEQPSASIHQSVSSPNSFIVTPKSSSSSSLTSLERVQESVKPVSPVVHQQTIQTPVKSSSPALVNDQMPSTSSALSRIAAGTTNLAEQRHNAVQSPSKSQPIQHEDLSMPLLPPPPEFDDFDEIMEPPPSVPPPDPPVKKAPTPTEVPLPPSHVPPPPPKPKPPAAPKLPPPDIDVKPKMQVQTKAKAAPAQLPPNLSPSQATLLSILQKKMLEMDNKMAPVNEAESSSDDWGAPLSEDHIKVPVVPKATPQSKNYPVVNKPATLDMQELEDKLVRKYQEVKVPTSNGTQSKHPYGMTFTVRPGTKQPITLVSKGDP; encoded by the exons TCCTCATCTGACAGTTTTCAAGGGTTTGCCGTCCCGACACCCAAagtccccctcctcccccctgtCACGGGTCCAAAGACCAACGATTCAG tcggTGGAGATCGCTTGTCCAATGGATCTGTTATATCTGTGCCTGACCTCTTAGAGGGGGAAATATttgttcctcctcctccctctatGGCACCTCCACCCCCCCCAGGGACTTTTGTTCCTCCTCCACCAGACTTCATGGGTGACCTGAACAGTCTAAATTTGGCAACCCTTCAGTCTCCTTCCATGTCTGCTCCAAAACCGACCTCACTGCCACACTTCATGGAGGAGGAAGACTTAAACTTCATAAAACCGCCACCAATGGCTCCGCCAAAGCCTCCATCTGCTCTCACTATTGGCTCTGTATCATCAGTACCCAGTTCTAGTCCACCGCCTGCCAAAGTTCTTGAGCGTCAAACCTTTTCCCCACCACAGCCCCCTCCTGAAAGGCAACAGAAGACTCCTAAAAAACCACCTACAAAACCCATTAGACTGTCCTCTATTTCCAACTTTGACTCCCCACCAGAGAGTCCTGCCCCACCTCCCCCTGTGCAGACATCCACATTGTCCACTTTCAATCCCCAAAACACAGCAAAGCTTTACAGTGTTCCTAACACCTCCATTCTCAGCGGTTATGAGGAGCATGACTCAAGATCCAAGCAGATGTTACTCCTGGAAGATTCTGCCTCTGTTAACTCTGCCCCGGTGCTTGTCCCGGTGGATGGGAAAACCCCTAAAGTGGCTACTAAACCAGTTTTCAAAGATGTACAGGAGCTGAAGGAGAATTTACAAATTATCCAACCCTCTCAATCACTCTTGCCTGAGCCAAACAAGGAGGTTAAAACAGGGATAGTTTCAGCACAACCAGAAATAGACAAACCACTCCAGACTCCACATCTACCGTCACCACAGCTTCAGAAACTTAACAGTTCTCAGGTGAATTCAGAGCCCATCAAGGACAAACTTGAAGGATCTCCAAGTCAAGGTCGCAAATTCAGTCCAATAATAGATCGTAAACTACGCAACCTGAAGAGTAGTGAAACCCACGGGCCACGAGATGGACCTGCAGCTTCCCCGCTGGCTCTTTTAATGGCAGCTAAAGAAAGAGATAAACATAGATTGAGTCACCCTCTGTCGCGGGAAAACAGTGGCAAGACAAAAGAGCAGCCTAGTGCAAGTATTCACCAGAGTGTCTCGAGTCCCAATTCATTTATTGTCACCCCAAAGTCCAGCTCATCCTCTTCTCTAACATCTCTAGAGAGAGTACAGGAGAGTGTGAAGCCTGTCAGTCCTGTGGTACATCAGCAAACAATTCAGACTCCAGTGAAATCCAGCAGTCCTGCTCTGGTCAACGATCAGATGCCATCCACCAGTTCAGCTCTCAGTAGGATAGCTGCAGGTACCACCAACCTGGCTGAGCAGAGACACAATGCAGTGCAaagcccctcaaagtctcaaCCCATACAGCATGAGGATTTAAGTATGCCATTACTCCCTCCACCACCAGAGTTTGATGATTTTGACGAGATTATGGAGCCCCCTCCTTCCGTCCCTCCACCTGACCCTCCCGTGAAAAAGGCACCAACACCAACTGAGgtccctctccctccatctcatGTTCCACCTCCGCCTCCAAAACCCAAACCCCCAGCAGCTCCAAAACTCCCACCTCCTGACATCGATGTCAAGCCAAAGATGCAAGTCCAGACAAAAGCCAAGGCGGCCCCTGCTCAGCTTCCACCCAATCTTTCACCCAGTCAGGCCACACTCCTGAGCATCTTACAAAAAAAGATGTTGGAAATGGACAACAAAATGGCCCCAGTGAATGAGGCAGAGTCCAGTTCTGATGACTGGGGCGCCCCCTTGTCAGAGGATCACATTAAGGTGCCTGTTGTCCCCAAAGCCACACCACAGAGCAAGAATTACCCTGTGGTTAACAAACCAGCAACACTGGACATGCAGGAGCTTGAGGATAAATTGGTCAGAAAATATCAGGAAGTAAAAGTTCCCACTAG CAACGGAACACAGTCAAAACATCCGTATGGTATGACCTTTACGGTTCGGCCTGGAACTAAACAGCCTATTACTCTGGTCAGTAAAGGGGATCCTTAA